The DNA region CGATGGGCCCCGCGCGCGGACCTTCGACGCTATATTCCCACCCATGCCCGTCACCGTCGAGACCGGCTCGACCCTCACGTTCGATCGCTTCTGGCGCTGGCTCAAGCGCCACCCCAACTGCATCCTGCGCGCCGGGACCCCGGACACGTTCCTCTACGACCAGGAGGATCTGCACTGGCACCTCGAGGAGGACGAGGAGCGCGTGCCGGTGGTGCAGCTCTCCCGCGGCAAGCAGACCCTGGCCGAGATCGCCATCGAGGCGCGCGAGGTGCTGTTCGTGCAGGTGCTCCCCGACCCGGACGGCGACGCCGGGCAGTTCCTGTTCGAGCTGATCGGGGGCAGCGGCGACGAGCCGTACCCCGTCTACCACTTCGTCCTCGCGCACGGCTTCGACGAGGAGGCCGGGCACCGCGCGCAGCTCAAGCAGTGAGCGGGCGTTGCGCCGGCGCCCCCCGGCGGATATCCTCGTGACGTGGTCCTCCTGAGCGCGATCGCGCGTCGATATTGCGGCCCCTCGTCCCGGCCCGGTGCCCGGACGAGCCCGTGTGCGCGATTTAGCGGCCCTCCGTCCCGGCCCGGTGCCTGGACGGACCCGCTCGCGCGGTGAGCAGGGGCCGCTCCGCACCATCGAGATCGTTCGGGCCGTGGCGGGGGGAGTCGTCGCTCCACCCTTCCTTCCACGGGCGCGTCCGCCGCGCGGCGCGCCCCCGGCGCTCGAGGTCCGAACCATGTCGAAGCTCCCCGTCCTCTCCCCCGGCGCGCTGAAACGCGCGCTCGCCCTCCGCGATCTCACCGACCCTGCGCAGGGTCCGCACGCCGTGCAGCTCGTGCTGCGCAAGGCGGTGGACGCGCTCTCCGCCGCCTGGCGCTGCCCGGTCGCCGTGGAGCGCGCCAGCCCGGTGGTGGCGGTCGCCGACAACTACGACCGGCTCCACTACCCGCCCGGCGGCGCGGCCCGCGACGCGCGGCACACCCGCTACGTCTCCGAGACGCACCTGCTCCGCACCCAGACCACCGCCCTGGTCCCGCCGGCGCTGCGCAGGCTCGCCGCCGCGCCGCCGCGGGACGTGCTGCTCGTCTGCCCGGGCATGGTCTACCGGCGCGACGCGATCGACCGCCTCCACACCGGCGAGCCGCACCAGGTGGACCTGTGGCGCATCCGCCGCGGCGCGCCGCTCGGCGTGCACGAGCTGGCCGAGATGATCGCCGGCGCGGTCCGGGCGGTGCTGCCCGAGCTCACGCTCTCGGTGGTGCCGTCGCCGCACCCGTACACGCGCGAGGGCCGGCAGATCGACGTCCGCGTGCGCGGCGAGTGGATCGAGATCGGCGAGTGCGGCCTGGTCGCGCCCGAGGTGCTCGCCGAGGCCGGGCTGCCCGCGGACGCGAGCGGGCTGGCCATGGGGCTCGGCCTCGACCGCCTGGTGATGCTGGCGAAGGGGCTCGACGACATCCGCCTGCTCCGCTCCGACGACCCGCGCATCGCGGCCCAGATGCAGGACCTCTCGCCGTGGCGGCCGGTGTCGCGCCACCCGCCGGTGCGCCGCGACCTCTCGGTGGCGGTGGCCGCCGACGCCGGGGCGGAGGCGCTCGGCGACCGCGTGCGCGAGGCGCTCGGGCCGCGCGCCGCCGACGTCGAGGCGATCGAGGTCCGGTCGGAGACGCCCTGGGACGCGCTGCCGGAGGCGGCGCGGGCGCGGCTGGGGATCCGCCCGGGGCAGAAGAACGTGCTGCTCCGGATCGTGCTGCGCGCGCTGGGCCGGACGCTCACCGACGACGAGGCCAACCGGCTCCGCGACGCGGTGTACGCCGCGGTGCACCAGGGCACCGAGCACGCCTGGGCCTGCGGCGCGTCCCCGACCCCTTAGCTCCCGCCCCGGCGGGGGCGCGGGGCTCCCGCGTGCGCCCCGCGCCCCGCCCCGGGGCTATCCTGGGACGTGACGTCCCCCGGGGAGGCCACGCGGTGCGACTGCCGGAGTACGACCGCCTCGACGCGCTCGGCCTGGCCGAGCTGGTCGCGCGCCGCGAGGTGACGGCGCTCGAGCTGCTGGAGGCGGCCCTGGAGCGCGCCGACCGGCGCAACCCGCCCATCAACGCCATCGTCGCCCGCTACGACGACGAGGCGCGGGCGCGCGCGCGCGGCCCGCTCCCGGCCGGCCCGCTCTCCGGCGTGCCGTTCCTGCTGAAGGACCTGCTCGCCGCGTGGAAGGGCCACCCGTACACGTGCTCCTCGCGGCTGCTGGCCGGGTTCGTGGCGCCGGAGGACGCCGAGACGGTGCGCCGCTTCCAGGCGGCGGGGCTGGTGCTGTTCGGGCAGACCAACACGCCGGAGCTGGGCGTCATGGGCGTCACCGAGCCGGCGCTGCGCGGGCCGACCCGGAACCCGTGGAACCCGGCGTTCACCTCGGGCGGCTCCTCCGGCGGGAGCGCCGCGGCGGTGGCGGCGCGGATCGTCCCCGCCGCGCACGGGAACGACGGCGGCGGCTCGCTGCGCATCCCGGCGTCGGTGTGCGGGGTGTTCGCGCTGAAGGCGACGCGCGGGCGCGTCACGCTGGCCCCGGCGTTCGGCGAGGCGCTGGGCGGGTTCGCGATCGACGGCGTGCTGACGCGCTCGGTGCGCGACTCCGCGGCGCTGCTCGACGCCATCGACGGCCCGGCGCCGGGCGACCCGTACGCGGCGCCGCCGAAGGCCCGGCCGTTCCTCGCCGAGGTGGGCGCGCCGCCGGGGCGCCTGCGCATCGCGTTCACGCGCGAGGGCCTGTTCGCGCGCGCCACCGATCCCGAGTGCGCCGCGGCGGTGGACGCGGCGGCCCGGCTCCTCGCCGACCTCGGCCACGAGCTGGTGGAGGCGCGCCCGAAGTTCCCGCGCGACGCGCTGGCGCGCGCGTACCTGGTGACGCTCGCGGCGCAGACCGCGGCCGACGTCGCGCTCGCCGCCCGCCACGCGGGCCGCCGCCCGCGCGCCGGGGACCTCGAGCCGGAGACGGCCGCGCTCGCCGCAGGCGGCCGCGCGCTCTCGGCGCAGGACCTGGTGCTCGCCCGCGTCGAGCTGGAGCAGGCCTCGCGCGGCGTGGCGGCGTTCTTCGAGCACCACGACGCGCTGCTCACGCCCACGCTGGCGCGGCCGCCGGTCCGCGTCGGGGCGCTCGCGGCGCGCTCGCACGAGCGGCTGGCGCTGCGGCTGGTGGCGCGGTTCGGCTCGCGCCGGCTGCTGGAGCGGCTCTTCGACGACCTGGGGAGCCGCTCGTTCGACGCCACCGGGAACACCATGCTGTTCAACCAGACCGGCCAGCCGGCGATGAGCCTGCCGCTCCACTTCAGCCGCGACGGCCTGCCCATCGGCGTGCAGGTGGTGGGGCGGTTCGGGGGCGAGGCGACGCTGTTCCGGCTCGCGGCGCAGGTGGAGCAGGCCGCGCCCTGGGCCGGCCGGGTCCCGCCGCTCAGCGCGTGAACGGCCAGACCAGCGGGACCCCCAGGGTGAGCAGCGCCACGATCGCGAGCGTGAGCGGCGTCCCCACCCGCACGAAGTCGGCGAACCGGTAGCGGCCCGCGCCGTAGACCAGCATCGAGGCCGGCTCGAGCGGCGTCACGAACGAGCAGGAGCCGGCCAGCGTCACGCCGATCGCGAACGGGCGCGGGTCCACCCCGAGCCGGTGCGCGGCGGCGATGGCGACGGGCAGCATCACCAGCGCGGCGGCCTGGTTGCTCATGGGCGCGGACAGGACGATGGTGAGCACCACCAGGGCGAGCAGCACGCCGTGCGGGCCGGCCAGCGTGCCCGCCGCGGCGAGCCGCTCGCCGACGAGGCGCCCGGCGCCGCTCTCCTCCATGGCGAGCCCGAGCGCCAGCATCGACCCGACCAGCAGCACCACGCGCCAGTCCACCCGGAGGGCCCGGCGCGCGTCCACGCAGCCGGTGAAGATCATCGCGAGCAGCCCCGCCAGCCCCGCCACCGCCATGGGCATCCGCCCCGCGGTCCCGACCCCCAGCGCCGCCAGGAAGATCGCCGCGGCGAGCAGCGCCTTCCGCCGCCGGAGCGGCTCGGCGTCCACGCCGCTCAGCACGAGGAGCAGCCCGCCGTCGGCGAGCGCGCGGACCCGCTCGCGCGAGCCGCGGAGCAGCAGCAGGTCGCCGGCCGCGATGGGGAGCGCGCCGATCGACCCGCCGCGCCGGCGCCCCGGCGCGAGGAGCTGCAGCTTGGTGAGGCGCTGCACGACGGGGCGCCGGTGGATCCCCAGCACGTCGAGGCCCAGCTGCGCGGCCAGATCCGCCTCGGCCAGCGCCTTCCCGGCCAGCCGCGAGCCGGGCGGGACCGACGCCTCCACCACCACCGGCGCGTCCGGCGCGCCCGGCGCAGGCTCCGGCGGGGCCGCCGCGGCGCCGGTGCCGAGCGCCACCCCGGGCGCGGCGGCGGCCCCGACGATCTCCTCGCGCCGGCCCTCCACCACCACGCGATCGTCCGGCGCGAGCACCGCGCCCGGCTCGGCGGGCCGCGGCTCGCCGTCCCTCACCACCGCGACCGGGCGCGCGCCGAGCGTCGGCGCGACCTCCGAGAGCGGCTGGCCCACGTGCGGCGAGCCCGCCGGCACCGCCACCTCGGAGAGGTACGCGCGCTCCGGCACCGCCTCCGGCTCGGCGGGCCGCTCGCCGCGCCGGAGCAGCGGCCTGGCGACGAGCACCACCAGCGCGATCCCCAGCACCGCGATGGGCAGCCCGAGCGGCGCCAGCTCGGTGACGCCGATCCGGCCGAGCCCGGAGCGCGCCATGGCGGCGCTCATCACCAGGTTCGTGGAGGTCCCGAACAGGAGCACCGTGCCGCCCAGCATCGAGGCGTACGCCATCGGCATCAGCACCTCGCGCTTGGGCATCCCCACGCGCTCGGCGCCGCTCACCGCCACCGGCAGGAACGCCGCGGCGGTGACCGTGTTCGAGACGAAGGAGGAGAACGCCGCCACGGTCACGAGCAGCGCGACGAGGAACGGGGTCGGCCCGAACCGGCCCAGGACGGTGAGCCGCTCGCCGACCGCCTTCACCACCCCGGTGGCCGCGAGCCCCTGCGTCATGGCGAGCAGGGTGAAGATGAAGATCACGGTGTCGTCGGAGAACCCGGAGAACGCCTGCCTGGGCGTGAGCACGCCGGTCGCCGCGAGCACGCAGATCACCAGAAGCGAGGTGACCTCCACCGGGACCCACTCCGTCCAGAAGAGCACGAGCGCGAGGAGCACCGTGCCGAGGACCAGGGCCGCCGCCACGCGCCGCTTCCCGCCTCACGCGCCCGCGGACGCGGCCGCGCCGCCGGCCGCCCGCTCGCGCACGAACCTCAGCACCACCAGCGCCACCACGTGGTCGAGCTCCACCTCCATGAGGCGGACGTCGGCGGGCGCGACGCCGTCCGGCGCGGCCACCCAGGCGTCCAGCAGGCACTCGCGCAGGAGCCCGAGCTCGGCGACGACCTCGACGAGGTCGAAGCCCTGCGCGAGCCGCTCCAGCGCGTGGTGGTGGCCGAACGCGTCGCGCTCCTCCTCCGGCGCGCCGCCGTGGTCCAGCCGGTCGGCCAGCCAGCCGAGCAGCTGCGGGACGCGATCGAGCAGCGCCGGCGCGGGCGCCCGCGCCGCGCTGGCGAGCGTCCGCACGCCCGCCTCCCAGGCGGCCAGCACCTCTTCCCCGCTCTCCCGGATCCGCTCCGCCAGCCGGCTCCCCACGCGCACACCCCCACGCGAGAGGATGTCCACGCGGCGGCGCCCGGGTCGCCGGGCGACGGGCGGGGGCTCAGCGGGCGGCGGCGGGGCCGGGCCCGAGCCCGCCGGCGAGCGCCTCCAGCGCCTCGCGCGTCCCCGGGCCCGCGAGCGCGCGCGCCGGGGCGCGCAGGAGCAGCGCCGCCGCCAGCTCCGCCGAGCCGTCCAGCCAGGCGCTCACCCCCAGGGACGGGCTCCCCTCCTCGCCGAGCAGCACCAGCCCGGCCTGCGCCCGCCAGGTCTCCACGCGGACCTCGCGCAGGCGCGACCACGGGAGCAGGGCGGCGGGGCGGCCGCGCAGGCGCAGCTCGAGCCCGTCCTCGCCGAGGCGGAAGGCGCGGGCCGGGCGGAGCGCGCCCAGGGCCAGGAACAGCACCACCAGCGCCGCCAGCCCGGCCAGGCCGAAGCCGGCGGCGCCCGGCTGCTCGCGCACCGCGCGCACGGCGACCGCGCCGAGCGCGGGCGCGAGCAGGAGCGGGAACGCGAGCCGGCGGGCCAGCCCGGCGCGCAGGATGGCGGCGCCGGACGCGTCGCGCGGCGCCCGGGCTCGGGGTGGCCGGCGCACCGCCACCATGAGCAGCGCGAACCAGCCGAGGAGCGCCGCGGCCTGCGCGGCGAGGGCGACGTCGGGGCGTCCCGTGCCGCGCCCCCACAGCACCACCGCGCCGATCGCGAGCGCGACGGCGGCCACGGACAGGGCGACGCGGCGGTTCTCCTTCCAGGGGGGCCAGGCGGCGCGGCGGCGGCGGGCGAGCATGGGCGCGGAGTCTAGCAGCCGCGGTTCCCGCTCCGGCGTGGAACGTGGCAAGCTCCCGGCATGGAAGCGGCGCTGAGCCGGCTCGAGGCCCGGGTCCTCGTGTACGTGATGGAGCACGTCCCCGCCGCGGTCGGCGGCCGCGCGGTCGAGATCGCGCTCGACCCGGACGGCCCGCCGGCCGTGTTCGCGTCCGCGCCGCTCGCCCCCAGCCCGGGCGCGGCGGTGGTGTTCACGCTCGGGCGGTCCGGCCGCCGCGTGGTCGCGACGCTCACCGACGCGGATCCCGTGATCGTCGGAGCGCTGCTGGCGCGGGTGGAGCGGGCCGCGCCGGCGGGCGACCCGGTCCGCATCCTCCCGCTCGCGGAGCCCGCGCTGGTGGACGCGGGGCGCGCCGGCGTGGCGCTGCTCCCGCCCAGCGCCGGGCGCTGGTTCCCCGACCTGCCCGACGCGATCCGCTTCGACGCGGCGCTGGTGCAGGTGTCGATGGCCGTGTTCCTCTCGCCGCAGGAGCTGGCGGACGCGCAGGCCCACGGCCCGGCGGCGCTGCTGGGCGCGTTCGGGCGCGGCGAGCGCGACCTCATCCGCTTCGGCGCGCGTCCGCGCTAGGCCGCCGGCAGCCCGGCGAGCGCGCGCACCACCTGCACCACGCCCTCGCCCAGGCGCGGCGGGACGTAGCCGCCCTCCAGCACCGCCGCGATCCGATCGCAGTCCGCCGCGGCGCAGCGCTCCACCAGCGTGCGGGTCATCGCGTGCAGGTCGGAGGGCTCGAGGTGCAGGCCGCCCTCCGGATCGCCCTCCAGCGGATCGAAGCCGGCCGAGAGCAGCACCAGGTCCGGGCGGAACTCCGCGAGCGCCGCCGCGAGCCCGTCCTCGAACAGGCGCCGCTGCTCAGGGGCGCGCGTGCCGTGCGGCACCGCCACGTTGCGGGTCGTCCCCTCGCCCGCGCCGGCGCCGCGCTCCTCCGGCGCGCCCGTGTGCGGGTAGTGCGGCCACAGGTGCACGGAGAGCACGTAGACCGCGGAGTCCTCCCAGAAGATCGACTGCGTGCCGTCGCAGTGGTGGACGTCCCAGTCCACCACGAGCACCCGCCGCGCCAGCCCCGCCGCCTGGACCGCGCGCGCCGCGATCGCGACGTTGTTGAGCAGGCAGTACCCGCCGGCGCGGTCGGCCCAGGCGTGGTGCCCGGGCGGCCGGACCAGCGCGAACGCCGCCCGCGCCTCGCCGCGCGCCACCCGCTCGGCCGCCTCGATCGCCGCGCCGGCCGCCGCCACCGCCGCCCGCCACGAGCCCGCCGACACCGGCGTCTCCGGCTCGAGCCAGTCGAGCATCCCGGTGCGCGCGGCCGCCTCCACGTGGCCGCGCACGCGGGCGAGGTGCCCGGGCGTGTGCACGCGCAGCAGCGCCTGCTCGGTCGCGCGCGCCGCCTCGACCCGCTCCAGCACCTCCGGGCCGAGGGCGGGGTCCGCGGCGAGCGCCTCCAGCGCGGCCTCGAGCCGCGCCTGGCGCTCGGGGTGCCCGGGGCCGGGATCGTGCGCCTGGCAGTCGGGGTGGGAGACGAGGAGGACGCGCTGCGGCATGGTTCGGCGGGCACCATACTCCCGGCGGGCGGGCGGGGGAACCCCGGGCGGCCCGCGCGGCGCGTTCACTGTTTGTGATGCAACCATCCCGGTGCGCGCGCGGCCGCGCGCGGCGGAGCCCGCGATCGGGTCGCCACGCCGAGGGCGCTCGACGCCGCCGCGCGGCGGTGCGCCTGCTGGGAGGCGGAGGTGGCCCATGGGCGTCCCCTTCGGCTCGCAGCAGCTCCTCGACGCGTTCGAGCAGTTCAACCGCGCGGTGTGGCCCATGCCGCTCGTCGCGTACGCGCTCGCGCTCCTCGCGCTCGTGCTCGCGGTGCGCGGCGGGCGCGGGGCGAGCGCCGGCGCCGCGCTCGTGCTCGCGCTCCTGTGGGCGGCCGCCGCCGCGTTCCACGCGAGCGCGTTCGCGCGCGTGTCCCCGCTCGCGCCGGCGTTCGCCGCGGCGTTCGTGGTGCAGGCGGTGCTGTTCGCGACGGCGTCGGTGCGCGGGGGGCTGTCGTTCCACGCCCGGCCCGGCGGGCTCACCACCGCGGGCCTCTCGCTCATGCTCTACGCCGCGGCCGTCTACCCGCTCGTCGGCGCGCTCGCGGGGCACGCCTACCCGCGCGCGCCCGCGTTCGGCGTGACGCCCTGCCCCAACACGATCTTCACCCTGGGCCTGCTGCTGCTCACCGACCGGCCGGTGCCGCGCCGGCTCCTGGTGATCCCGTTCCTGTGGTCGCTCTTCGGCATCCCGGCCGCGCTCGAGCTGGGCATGACCGAGGATCTCCCGCTGCCGTTCGCCGGCGTGCTCGCCACCGGCCTCCTGCTCGGCCGCGATCGGCCGCGCGTCCACCGCCGCCCCGCCGCCCGCGGCGCGGGCGCGCGCTGACCCGCCGCTACGCCTCGCCGGACCCGGGCCGCCCGCGCGCGCCGCGCAGCAGCTCCTTCACGACGTGGGCGCCGAGCGCGCGCAGGCCCTCGTCGAGCATCGCGCGGCCCGGCCCCGTCGCGAGCATGGCGCGCATCGACTCGGGGGCGATGCCGATCTCGAGGTCGAGCCGGATGAGCGCGGCCGAGACGGCCGGCGTCGAGGGCGCGGCCCGGGCGCGCCCGCCGCGCGTCACCACGCCCGCGGAGAGCCGGTCCATGAGCGCGTCCTCCGAGGTGCGCGGCCCCTGCGCGTCGCGGAGCGCGTCGGAGATGCCGCCGTAGAGCTCGTCGAGCGCGGCCGGGGCGGCGAGCGCACGGGAGAGGCGCTCGGCGGCCTCCTCCTCGTCCACGCCGCGCGCCGCGGCGTACGTGGGCACGAGCAGGCGCACGAGGTCCTTGCGCGGCAGGACGCCAGGGAGGCGGCGGGAGAAGTGGGCCACGCGCCACTGTTAGCACGGCGCAGGCCGCGGCCGCAGCCCACCCCAGGGCCCCCTGGCGTGGCGGCGCCCGTCACAACGCCCGCGCCGGCGCATCGGTCCGGGGAGCCCTCTTCACGTGAGGTGACCATGGCCTTCGTCGCGCGCCCGCACCCTGCCCGGCCGTTCCCGCTCGCGCTCACCCTCCTCGGGGCCGCGGCGAGCGCCCTCGCCCTCGCGTGCCAGCACGCGCCGGCCGCGCCGCCCGCGCCTGCGGCCCCGGCCGCGGCCGCGGCCGCCGCCGGTGGCGGCGCCGCGCCGCAGGATCCGGGCGATCCCGGCCTCCCCTACCTGCGGGCGTGGCTCGCCGCCGGCCAGGGCGATGCCGACGGCGCCCTGGCGCTGCTCCGGTCGCTCGACGAGGCCGGCTGGTCGAACGGGATGGATCCCGCCGACTTCCCCGCGCTGGCGGGCCGCCCCGAGCTGAAGGCGCTCGCCGCCCGCTTCGCCGCGCGCGTGCCCTCGACGCCGCACGCGCCGCTCGCCGCCACGCTGGCCGAGCCGGGCCTGGTGGCGGAGGGCATCGCGGCCGACCCGCGCGACGGCGCGCTCTACGTCGGGAGCATGCGGCTGCGGAAGATCGTGCGCGTGGACCCCGGCGGCGCGGCGCGCGACCTCGTCGGCCCCGGCGCCGGGCTCGACCAGGTGCTCGGGATCAAGGTGGACGCCGCGCGCGGCCTGCTGTGGGCGGCCACCCTCCGGCGCGCCGACGCGGCCGGCGGGACGACGGCGCGCACCCGCCTCGTCGCGTTCGACCTCGCCGGCGGGGCGCCGCGACGGAGCGCCGGGCTGGACGGGCCGGGCCACATGCTGAACGACCTCGCCGTCGCCGAGGACGGCACCGTGTACGCGACCGACAGCGAGGGCGGAGAGGTGTGGCGGCTCGACCCCGGCGCCGACGCGCTGGCGCCCGCCGGCGGCGGGCGGCGCTGGGTCTACGCGAACGGCATCGCGTTCGCCGACGGCCGGCTCCTCGTCGCCGACGCGACGGGCCTGTGGGACCTGCCGCGCGATGGCGGCGCGCCCCGCCGCCTGCGCGGGCCCGGCCGCTTCCCGCTGACCGGCATCGACGGCCTCTCCGCCGCCGGCCGGACGCTCGTCGCCGTCCAGAACGGCGCCGGCCTCCCGCGCATCGTCCGCCTCGAGCTCGAGCCCGGCGCCGCCGGCGTCCGGACGGCCGAGGTGCTCGAGACCGCCAACCCCGGCTGGCACGTGCCCACCACCGGCGCGCTGCTGCCCGGCGCGTTCGTCTACATCGGCAACAGCCACGTGGACGGCTGGAAGGACGGGAAGCTCGCGCCCGCGGGGATGGAGCCGACGCGGATCTACCGGCTGGCCGTGGGCGGGATTGCTCCGTAGCCGGATCGGCGCGGCGCAGAGCACGCTAAGGACGCAGCGAGCGGAGTGCCGGTGAGCTAGGCGGCCTGTCAGACTGGCGTCGTACCTTCGCGCGATGGCGCGCGTAGAAAAGCTTGGCTCCCTGGATGCCGCCCTCGTCCAGCAACCGCTCCCACTCAAGGTTCGCAGACCGAGGCGGACTGCGCGAGCGGAACGCGAGCGGCGGGTGCTCAGCGTTGCGGGCCTGTTCGCGGGCATCGGGGGACTCGAACTCGGAATGGCACGCTCGGGGCATCACACGAAGCTCCTGTGCGAGAACGACGCGTGTGCGCGCGCGGTTCTCGATGCCCGATTTCCCGAGGTGCCGAAGCACGGGGACATTCGAACTCTCGAGCGCCTACCCAAAGACACATCCCTCGTCACCGCGGGTTTCCCATGCCAGGACTTGAGCCAGGCGGGGAAGACGGCGGGCATTCTTGGGTCTCGATCCGGCCTCGTCGGAGAAGTGTTTCGACTGCTAGAGCAGTCCACCGTCCCGTGGATCTTGCTCGAGAACGTCCCGTTCATGCTTCAACTCAGCCGCGGGCGGGCGATGGACGTGATCGTTCAGGGGTTCGAGACACTCGGGTATCGTTGGGCCTACCGGGTTGTGGACACGCGGGCATTTGGCCTCCCACAACGTCGGGAGCGCGTGTTTTTTCTCGCGTCGCTGGAAGAAGACCCCCGCTCGGTCCTGTTCGCCGATGAAGCAGGAGCGCCGGAGCAGGAGGATCCCGCAGGCCTGGCCTGCGGGTTCTACTGGACGGAGGGCGTTCGCGGTCTGGGCTGGGCGGTCAACGCGGTCCCAACGTTGAAGGGGGGATCGACCATCGGGATCCCTTCTGCTCCCGCGATCTTGCTGCCGTCAGGCGAAATCGTGAAGCCTGCCCTTCGCGATCTCGAGCGCCTTCAGGGATTCCAGCCAGACTGGACGAAACCGGCTGAAGCCGTTGCCAAGCGCGGGTACCGTTGGAAGCTAGTGGGCAACGCGGTGACGGTCGATGTGGCCGCCTGGATTGGTGACCGACTCGCGCGACCACTGCCGCCCGTGAACGCAGTGGGTCAGCGCCTCCTGCCCGGTTCGGCATGGCCGCGAGCCGCCTGGAACGTCGGCGATGGTCGGTTCTGCGCGCCGCTCTCAGCCTGGCCCGTCCGTCGTCGCGGTGCGCCTCTGCATCGTTTCCTGAAGGACGATCCAGAGTTGCTGTCCGCCAAAGCCACCGCAGGTTTCCTGGGGCGCGCGCGAACGAGCACGCTCCGCTTTCCTCCGGGATTTCTCGCGTCGGTGGACGCCCACCTGAGAAGGATGCAAGCTCTCGCGGCGGCATGAGCGAGACTCGATCGAAGCGGCACCCGGAACTCGTTCGCGACGAGGCAACCTCCAAGCGACTCGGGCGCGTCCGACAACGAGACACCGGTCCTGAGCTCATCGTCCGCCGCATGCTGCATGGCTTGGGTGGGCGATATCGGAGATCCTCGAAAAAGCTTCCTGGGTCGCCGGACATCGTGAACTGGAGCCGGCGCTGGGCCGTGTTCGTCCATGGATGCTTCTGGCACTGGCATAACGACTGCGGGAGAGCCTCCGTTCCGAAGCGGAACCGCGCATTTTGGCTCGCGAAGCTCAACGCGAACCGCAGGCGCGATTGC from Anaeromyxobacter dehalogenans 2CP-C includes:
- a CDS encoding amidase gives rise to the protein MRLPEYDRLDALGLAELVARREVTALELLEAALERADRRNPPINAIVARYDDEARARARGPLPAGPLSGVPFLLKDLLAAWKGHPYTCSSRLLAGFVAPEDAETVRRFQAAGLVLFGQTNTPELGVMGVTEPALRGPTRNPWNPAFTSGGSSGGSAAAVAARIVPAAHGNDGGGSLRIPASVCGVFALKATRGRVTLAPAFGEALGGFAIDGVLTRSVRDSAALLDAIDGPAPGDPYAAPPKARPFLAEVGAPPGRLRIAFTREGLFARATDPECAAAVDAAARLLADLGHELVEARPKFPRDALARAYLVTLAAQTAADVALAARHAGRRPRAGDLEPETAALAAGGRALSAQDLVLARVELEQASRGVAAFFEHHDALLTPTLARPPVRVGALAARSHERLALRLVARFGSRRLLERLFDDLGSRSFDATGNTMLFNQTGQPAMSLPLHFSRDGLPIGVQVVGRFGGEATLFRLAAQVEQAAPWAGRVPPLSA
- a CDS encoding SLC13 family permease, coding for MAAALVLGTVLLALVLFWTEWVPVEVTSLLVICVLAATGVLTPRQAFSGFSDDTVIFIFTLLAMTQGLAATGVVKAVGERLTVLGRFGPTPFLVALLVTVAAFSSFVSNTVTAAAFLPVAVSGAERVGMPKREVLMPMAYASMLGGTVLLFGTSTNLVMSAAMARSGLGRIGVTELAPLGLPIAVLGIALVVLVARPLLRRGERPAEPEAVPERAYLSEVAVPAGSPHVGQPLSEVAPTLGARPVAVVRDGEPRPAEPGAVLAPDDRVVVEGRREEIVGAAAAPGVALGTGAAAAPPEPAPGAPDAPVVVEASVPPGSRLAGKALAEADLAAQLGLDVLGIHRRPVVQRLTKLQLLAPGRRRGGSIGALPIAAGDLLLLRGSRERVRALADGGLLLVLSGVDAEPLRRRKALLAAAIFLAALGVGTAGRMPMAVAGLAGLLAMIFTGCVDARRALRVDWRVVLLVGSMLALGLAMEESGAGRLVGERLAAAGTLAGPHGVLLALVVLTIVLSAPMSNQAAALVMLPVAIAAAHRLGVDPRPFAIGVTLAGSCSFVTPLEPASMLVYGAGRYRFADFVRVGTPLTLAIVALLTLGVPLVWPFTR
- a CDS encoding histone deacetylase family protein, giving the protein MPQRVLLVSHPDCQAHDPGPGHPERQARLEAALEALAADPALGPEVLERVEAARATEQALLRVHTPGHLARVRGHVEAAARTGMLDWLEPETPVSAGSWRAAVAAAGAAIEAAERVARGEARAAFALVRPPGHHAWADRAGGYCLLNNVAIAARAVQAAGLARRVLVVDWDVHHCDGTQSIFWEDSAVYVLSVHLWPHYPHTGAPEERGAGAGEGTTRNVAVPHGTRAPEQRRLFEDGLAAALAEFRPDLVLLSAGFDPLEGDPEGGLHLEPSDLHAMTRTLVERCAAADCDRIAAVLEGGYVPPRLGEGVVQVVRALAGLPAA
- a CDS encoding DUF6064 family protein: MGVPFGSQQLLDAFEQFNRAVWPMPLVAYALALLALVLAVRGGRGASAGAALVLALLWAAAAAFHASAFARVSPLAPAFAAAFVVQAVLFATASVRGGLSFHARPGGLTTAGLSLMLYAAAVYPLVGALAGHAYPRAPAFGVTPCPNTIFTLGLLLLTDRPVPRRLLVIPFLWSLFGIPAALELGMTEDLPLPFAGVLATGLLLGRDRPRVHRRPAARGAGAR
- a CDS encoding SMP-30/gluconolactonase/LRE family protein: MAFVARPHPARPFPLALTLLGAAASALALACQHAPAAPPAPAAPAAAAAAAGGGAAPQDPGDPGLPYLRAWLAAGQGDADGALALLRSLDEAGWSNGMDPADFPALAGRPELKALAARFAARVPSTPHAPLAATLAEPGLVAEGIAADPRDGALYVGSMRLRKIVRVDPGGAARDLVGPGAGLDQVLGIKVDAARGLLWAATLRRADAAGGTTARTRLVAFDLAGGAPRRSAGLDGPGHMLNDLAVAEDGTVYATDSEGGEVWRLDPGADALAPAGGGRRWVYANGIAFADGRLLVADATGLWDLPRDGGAPRRLRGPGRFPLTGIDGLSAAGRTLVAVQNGAGLPRIVRLELEPGAAGVRTAEVLETANPGWHVPTTGALLPGAFVYIGNSHVDGWKDGKLAPAGMEPTRIYRLAVGGIAP
- a CDS encoding DNA cytosine methyltransferase: MLSVAGLFAGIGGLELGMARSGHHTKLLCENDACARAVLDARFPEVPKHGDIRTLERLPKDTSLVTAGFPCQDLSQAGKTAGILGSRSGLVGEVFRLLEQSTVPWILLENVPFMLQLSRGRAMDVIVQGFETLGYRWAYRVVDTRAFGLPQRRERVFFLASLEEDPRSVLFADEAGAPEQEDPAGLACGFYWTEGVRGLGWAVNAVPTLKGGSTIGIPSAPAILLPSGEIVKPALRDLERLQGFQPDWTKPAEAVAKRGYRWKLVGNAVTVDVAAWIGDRLARPLPPVNAVGQRLLPGSAWPRAAWNVGDGRFCAPLSAWPVRRRGAPLHRFLKDDPELLSAKATAGFLGRARTSTLRFPPGFLASVDAHLRRMQALAAA
- a CDS encoding very short patch repair endonuclease gives rise to the protein MSETRSKRHPELVRDEATSKRLGRVRQRDTGPELIVRRMLHGLGGRYRRSSKKLPGSPDIVNWSRRWAVFVHGCFWHWHNDCGRASVPKRNRAFWLAKLNANRRRDCRVIADLEALGFRTMVLWECEIEERPLDVERKLSRFLARVAR